One region of Procambarus clarkii isolate CNS0578487 unplaced genomic scaffold, FALCON_Pclarkii_2.0 HiC_scaffold_151, whole genome shotgun sequence genomic DNA includes:
- the LOC138361034 gene encoding uncharacterized protein — protein MFCKTRDEKILDMCTRRQIRMLEDHFGLKGRHDKVEDGREALRTWLREQKAEEEKEAKRQCEQEETQCQQGGAEALPQNEVPDRLEEISEETDDAPSDEGINVNSSSSRESSLERREVEPKLEPGDNEVQLQREERQARLEQEKAKAEQERAKAEQEKAKAEQEKAKAEQEKLKVGQERAKDEQETAKAELAMIKMEAAKAERERINTGTKGEQKLLNGCSKIEVTGGINLNFGTALILPAGVTPHDVADILKSSGVANVRLMCQAPKTSSTSPTTSPETTEMPEPVPDVVVATMHPKPTVPMPLPETRPAPESRPVARLVVDSMDSRVVAMTAVPTPAGPGPFPITATTTTKEPKAKKAKSGEMALKTKATTTTTTTEPKAKKAAKSGEMALKTKATTTTTTEPKAKKAAKSGEIAQKTNASTAPLMKDIAKPTSRPVEECKITWERPAQGPAPGPCRTRLSTRGRRKRTTTTTPYDKKSSNREASPQPSTSGYVPPTRRPNPPPPATRQREAITHISESEDEDVRQTPQKLATVCRVSPMAPKTQELNAEDILSSQTLNAVVELFSENQSLAMEELGLATIDMFTTQFEPVEGFDDEVSDLFECGQRKFYEPDYVEPTPTMDLFTPTMHEAALLSSGVMRKLN, from the exons ATGTTCTGCAAAACTCGTGACGAGAAGATTCTAGACATGTGCACTAGGAGGCAGATAAGGATGTTGGAAGACCATTTCGGCCTAAAGGGTAGGCATGATAAGGTAGAGGATGGACGCGAGGCGCTGCGGACTTGGTTAAGGGAACAAAAAGCAGAAGAAGAGAAGGAAGCGAAACGCCAATGTGAACAAGAGGAAACACAGTGCCAGCAAGGAGGAGCTGAAGCCCTGCCTCAGAATGAAGTACCCGATAGGTTGGAAGAAATTTCAGAGGAAACGGATGATGCGCCAAGTGACGAAGGAATTAATGTAAACTCAAGTAGCAGCAGGGAAAGCAGCCTTGAGAGGCGCGAGGTGGAACCAAAGTTGGAACCAGGAGACAATGAGGTACAGCTGCAACGTGAAGAGAGGCAGGCTCGGCTTGAGCAAGAGAAAGCCAAAGCCGAGCAGGAGCGAGCTAAAGCTGAGCAAGAGAAAGCTAAAGCCGAACAGGAAAAAGCTAAAGCTGAACAGGAAAAACTTAAAGTCGGACAAGAGAGAGCCAAGGACGAACAAGAAACGGCCAAGGCTGAACTGGCTATGATAAAGATGGAGGCCGCTAAAGCAGAACGAGAGAGAATTAACACAGGCacgaagggagaacaga aATTGTTGAACGGATgctcaaaaattgaggtgactggTGGGATCAATTTAAACTTTGGGACTGCTCTCATCCTGCCAGCTGGGGTGACGCCCCATGATGTTGCGGATATATTGAAGAGTAGTGGTGTTGCCAATGTTCGGCTGATGTGTCAAGCCCCCAAAACTTCATCAACTTCACCTACGACCTCGCCTGAGACTACGGAGATGCCGGAGCCAGTGCCAGATGTCGTTGTGGCCACTATGCACCCCAAGCCGACGGTGCCCATGCCCCTGCCTGAGACGCGGCCGGCGCCAGAGTCCCGCCCCGTGGCCCGCCTTGTTGTTGACTCTATGGATTCACGGGTGGTAGCAATGACTGCGGTGCCGACCCCGGCGGGGCCAGGACCATTCCCAATaacggcaacaacaacaacaaaagagcCCAAAGCTAAGAAGGCGAAGAGTGGAGAGATGGCTCTGAAAacgaaggcaacaacaacaacaacaacaacagaacccAAAGCTAAGAAGGCGGCGAAGAGTGGAGAGATGGCTCTAAAAacgaaagcaacaacaacaacaacaacagagcccaAAGCTAAGAAGGCGGCGAAGAGTGGAGAGATAGCTCAAAAAACGAATGCTTCGACAGCGCCTTTGATGAAGGACATTGCAAAGCCAACAAGTCGCCCTGTGGAAGAATGCAAAATAACCTGGGAACGGCCTGCACAGGGGCCCGCACCGGGGCCCTGTCGGACTAGGCTATCTACGCGAGGCCGACGCaagaggacgacgacgacgaccccATATGATAAGAAGTCGAGCAACCGCGAGGCTTCTCCCCAGCCATCTACTTCGGGATATGTACCTCCTACAAGACGCCCTAACCCGCCTCCCCCAGCGACCCGCCAGCGGGAGGCAATTACCCACATTAGCGAGAGTGAAGACGAGGATGTCCGACAGACACCCCAGAAATTAGCCACGGTGTGCCGCGTATCCCCTATGGCACCTAAGACACAAGAGCTGAACGCGGAGGACATATTGTCTTCACAGACCTTAAACGCCGTGGTGGAACTGTTTAGTGAAAATCAATCGTTAGCCATGGAAGAGTTGGGCCTGGCTACGATTGACATGTTCACAACACAGTTCGAGCCGGTAGAGGGATTCGATGATGAGGTCTCGGACCTCTTCGAGTGTGGCCAGAGAAAATTCTATGAGCCAGACTATGTAGAGCCCACTCCAACCATGGACTTGTTCACGCCGACCATGCACGAAG